GAGGCGCTCGGTCTCCTTCCGCATGACGCGGTCCTCCTTGAGCGTCTGGTGGTCGTATCCGAGCAGGTGGAGGAGCCCGTGGGCGAGCAGCATGGTGAGCTCGCTCACGAGCGGGCGCCTCGCCTCGCGCGCCTGGCGCCTCGCCGTGGGCACGGACACGACCACGTCGCCGAGCAGCCCCGTCGCGACACCGCCGAACTCGCCCTCGCTGAGCGCGAACGCGAGGACGTCGGTCGGCTTGTCGAAGCCACGATATTTAAGATTTAGTTTATGTATTTGTATGTCGTCAGTTAGCAGGAATGATACTTCGTCATTGTCGATTTGACGAACGTGCATCATCGCCTCAATTCGGATCCGTAGCTCGCGGCGGCTCACGCCCTCGTGCGGGCCT
The window above is part of the Myxococcales bacterium genome. Proteins encoded here:
- the ybeY gene encoding rRNA maturation RNase YbeY gives rise to the protein MPFRLSILRGPHEGVSRRELRIRIEAMMHVRQIDNDEVSFLLTDDIQIHKLNLKYRGFDKPTDVLAFALSEGEFGGVATGLLGDVVVSVPTARRQAREARRPLVSELTMLLAHGLLHLLGYDHQTLKEDRVMRKETERLCEAAEAAASPARGPTRKAPARTKKRK